One genomic window of Arachis stenosperma cultivar V10309 chromosome 10, arast.V10309.gnm1.PFL2, whole genome shotgun sequence includes the following:
- the LOC130954348 gene encoding aquaporin TIP4-1-like: MANKIALGTTREATQPDCIQALVVEFITTFLFVFVGVGSAMAADKLSGDALVGLFAVAVAHALVVAVMISAGHISGGHLNPAVTLGLLVGGHITVVRSVLYWIDQLVASAAASYLLYYLSGGLATPVHTLASGVGYTQGVIWEIVLTFSLLFAVYATMVDPKKGALAGHGPTLVGFVVGANILAGGAFSAASMNPARSFGPALVAGNWTDHWVYWVGPLIGGGLAGFIYEHFFIDRTHVLIPRDEEN; encoded by the exons ATGGCCAACAAGATCGCTCTTGGAACCACCAGAGAGGCCACCCAGCCAGATTGCATTCAGGCCCTCGTGGTGGAGTTCATAACCACCTTCCTCTTTGTCTTCGTCGGCGTTGGTTCCGCCATGGCCGCTG ACAAGCTGAGTGGAGATGCGCTGGTGGGCTTGTTTGCCGTGGCCGTGGCACATGCACTTGTGGTGGCTGTCATGATTTCAGCCGGTCATATCTCCGGCGGCCACCTCAACCCTGCCGTGACCCTTGGGCTGCTGGTCGGCGGACACATCACGGTGGTCCGATCGGTCCTTTATTGGATAGATCAGTTGGTGGCATCTGCAGCAGCTTCTTACCTTCTTTACTACCTTTCCGGAGGACTg GCAACTCCGGTTCACACTCTAGCAAGTGGAGTTGGGTACACTCAAGGGGTGATTTGGGAAATAGTGTTGACTTTCTCGTTGTTGTTTGCTGTCTATGCAACTATGGTGGACCCAAAGAAAGGAGCTCTCGCTGGACATGGGCCCACACTTGTTGGGTTCGTTGTTGGGGCCAACATTCTCGCTGGTGGGGCCTTCTCTGCGGCCTCAATGAACCCAGCAAGATCTTTTGGGCCTGCATTGGTCGCTGGTAACTGGACTGATCACTGGGTTTATTGGGTTGGGCCTCTCATTGGTGGAGGCCTTGCAGGTTTCATCTATGAGCATTTTTTCATTGACCGTACCCATGTTCTGATCCCTCGTGATGAAGAAAACTAA